In Zea mays cultivar B73 chromosome 7, Zm-B73-REFERENCE-NAM-5.0, whole genome shotgun sequence, the following proteins share a genomic window:
- the LOC100283950 gene encoding Signal peptidase complex subunit 3B precursor, with translation MHSFGHRANAVATFAVTILAAICFAASFSDNFNTPTPTASVKILNLNWFQKEANGNDEVSMTLNISADLSSLFTWNTKQVFVFVAAEYETPQNALNQVSLWDGIIPAKEHAKFLIHTTNKYRFIDQGSNLKGKEFNLTMHWHIMPKTGKMFADKIVMTGYRLPELYR, from the exons ATGCACTCCTTTGGGCACCGCGCCAACGCGGTGGCAACGTTCGCGGTCACCATACTGGCCGCGATTTGCTTCGCCGCCTCCTTCTCCGACAACTTCAACACCCCAACACCCACTGCCTCCGTTAAG ATCTTGAATCTAAACTGGTTCCAGAAGGAGGCCAACGGCAACGACGAG GTTAGCATGACGCTGAACATTTCGGCCGACCTTTCGTCTCTTTTCACGTGGAACACAAAACAG GTGTTTGTTTTTGTGGCAGCAGAGTATGAGACTCCACAGAATGCTTTGAATCAA GTTTCCCTTTGGGATGGCATTATACCTGCAAAGGAGCATGCCAAGTTTTTGATCCATACCACAAACAAGTACAGATTTATTGACCAG GGAAGCAATCTAAAGGGCAAGGAATTCAACTTGACAATGCACTGGCACATTATGCCAAAGACTGGCAAAATGTTTGCAGATAAGATAGTAATGACAGGCTATCGTCTCCCTGAGCTATACAGATAG